The Bryobacteraceae bacterium genomic sequence GGAACGACGCGAAGGCCTATTGCGAATGGGCTGGCAAGCGCCTCCCCACCGAAGCCGAATGGGAACGCGCCGCCCGCGGCAACCAGCAAGGAGCAACCTACCCCTGGGGCGATCGCGAACCCACGAAGAAAGACGCCTGCTACGACACGTCCTTCTCCGGCCCATGCGAGACCGGTACGTTCCCGCCCAACGATTTCGGCCTCTTCGACATGGCCGGCGGCGTCTGGGAATGGACCGCCGACTGGTACGGCCGCGAATACTACGCCGAATCCCCCGCCGCCAATCCCACGGGACTCGCCACCGGCCACTACCGCGTGATCCGCGGCGGTTCCTGGGCCGACGTCCCCAAGTTCATCACCAACGCCTTCCGAGGCTGGGCCCGGCCACTCGAACGTTCGCCCAACATAGGAGTCCGATGCGCCAAATAGCAGCGCTTCTCATCGCGGCATCTCTAGTGGCTGCCTCGCAGGAACGAACCGTATCCTGGGACAGCCTCGCCGCCGGGTACGCGGGCAAGACGATCACCGTGCGCGACGGCGCCGGCAAGCAGTGGAAAGGCCGGGTCGAATCCGTAACCGGCTCCGGAATCGTCCTCATCGGAAGAAAGGGTACACAAAGCGTGGCTCGCGCCTCGGTCAAGGAAATCGAGTACCTCCGCCAAAAATCGCCGAAATGGCAACTCATCGGACTCGCCGCCGGCGCCGGCGCCGGGACAGCCGCCATCGCGTTCGCTGAGGTCTACCAGCGCAACGAGACCTCGAACCCGAAGCTCCGCGGCGGCGCGATCGGACTCGCCATCGGCGCCGCCTCCCTCGGCTTCTTCGCTGGACGCGCCGCCGACCGTGAGCGGATCGTCGTGCGCGTCGGTCCGTAGCTTCCGAAACCCGGGCGCTTCGCCAAAACAAGACCTTCGCCACGGCTCCGAAACCGCATTCTCATTCCGCATGAGCGATCCCCGTGGGCTCGACGGCGCGCCCGCGGAATTGCCCTCGTCATCCAGAACACGGCGGCGACGCGCTCGGCGGCTACGGCGGAGCGGGAGGCTTCGCCACCAGCGACGGCATTCACGGCGACGCCGAACCGGGCATTCGCCGCCACCTCGCCGTCTTCTTCGATTCGTTCAAGAATCAGGAAGCTCGCGACCCCTCGAATACCTTCAACGCCGTTTCCATGAACTGCTCCCCGAACGAAATTCGCTGGCCGCCGCACCGCCTCGCGTTGGCCGGGCGCCTCCGCGTGAACATCGCCGTGGCGGCCGGAAGCGAGCCCGATCTCAAGGAATCCTCCGGCATCGTCAGCACCGCCGGCGCGGCGTCAGCCTGCGGAGCACCCATCGAGTTACTCGAGTACCGCACCGAATCCGGAGTCGCCACCTTCGCCGCCCGCAATGGCTATCAGGGCCTTTCGAGTTCGACGTCGAGTTCCGCTGACCCCGGCCTCGATAAGATAGCGTTCATGCGAACGTTGCTGCCGATCGGGGCGCTGGCCGTGCTGATTTCCTGTTCCACGCCGGCCCCGCCGCCATCCGAACCTCAGCCCTTCCGAATCGATCCCGCCAGGCTTGTCGACCTCAGCTACACCTACGACGCCGGCACCATCTACTGGCCCAACGCCGAAGGCTTCCGCCACCGCAAGGACGCCTGGGCCGACACTCCCAACGGCTACTGGTACGCCGCCGGCGAGTTCACCTCCGCCGAGCACGGCGGCACTCATCTCGACAGCCCCATCCATTTTGCCCGCGGCAAGCGCACCGTCGAACAAATCCCGGTCTCGGACCTGATCGCCCCCGCCGCCGTCATCGACATCACCGCCAAGGCCGGTAACGACCGCGACTACCGCGCCACCCCCGACGACATCACCGCCTGGGAACGCGATCACGGCCCCATCGCCGCCGGAACCATCGTCGTCTTCCGCACCGGATGGGGAACTCGCTGGCCGGATAAGCTCC encodes the following:
- a CDS encoding SUMF1/EgtB/PvdO family nonheme iron enzyme, with the protein product MPSTRSTANALAAALLAIAAAKAADPGMIAIPEGDFQRGRTHALPDDDLKWFPELLKDDRPVKTIHLDAFQIDAREVTIAQYAAFVAAAKHRAPYNWPEGKPPAGRASYAINAIDWNDAKAYCEWAGKRLPTEAEWERAARGNQQGATYPWGDREPTKKDACYDTSFSGPCETGTFPPNDFGLFDMAGGVWEWTADWYGREYYAESPAANPTGLATGHYRVIRGGSWADVPKFITNAFRGWARPLERSPNIGVRCAK
- a CDS encoding cyclase family protein, producing MGSTARPRNCPRHPEHGGDALGGYGGAGGFATSDGIHGDAEPGIRRHLAVFFDSFKNQEARDPSNTFNAVSMNCSPNEIRWPPHRLALAGRLRVNIAVAAGSEPDLKESSGIVSTAGAASACGAPIELLEYRTESGVATFAARNGYQGLSSSTSSSADPGLDKIAFMRTLLPIGALAVLISCSTPAPPPSEPQPFRIDPARLVDLSYTYDAGTIYWPNAEGFRHRKDAWADTPNGYWYAAGEFTSAEHGGTHLDSPIHFARGKRTVEQIPVSDLIAPAAVIDITAKAGNDRDYRATPDDITAWERDHGPIAAGTIVVFRTGWGTRWPDKLQYLGSDTPGDVTNLHFPGLSREAAELLVQRRIHGVAIDTASLDYGPSQDFIVHQVLNGADIYGLENLANAEKLPATGATLIALPVKIGEGSGAPVRVVAVLP